The nucleotide window TTCCTCCGCCGGCTGCTGGACGTCTCAGGCTCACTGCCCGGGGAACGCATCCCGGACACATCGCCCGCGCACGTCACACTCCTCGGCGTTTCGCCTGGGGCGCGGACGGAGACCGTCCGGTCATGACCGAGCGGGCACTGACTCCGGACGGCGTTCGTCCTGGGTGCCCGAAGCGGATGGTCTTCGGCCCGTGCGGCGGCGTGCGGGACGACGGCGGCTGCGAGGTCGCGCCGCACCCGTGCGTGTTCCTGGACCCGCCGTGGCCGCGCTGGACCGCACCGGCCGCGCCCCGTCCCGCGCCGGCCCCCGACGGGCTGCTGGCCCGGGCGCAGCACGGCCCCGTCGTCCTCTCCGACCTGACGGTGCGGCCGTTCGACGGGGCGTCGGTGCGGGCGGTGGTCGGGGCGCTCGCGCCGGTCAGCGACGGCCTGCTGATCGGTGAGCACCAGAACCGCCCCGACTGGCCGCCCACGCTCATGGCCGCCGAGGTGCTGGCCGGTGGTGGGCGGCCCTGGACGACGCTGGCCTGCCGGGACCGCAACCGGCTGGTGCTGGAGCAGGAGCTGGCCGGGCTGGCCGAGGTCGGTGTCGACGGCGTGCTGTGCGTCACCGGCGACGCGCGCGGCCCCGGCGTGCGGCCCGGGGTCACCTCGGTGTTCGACCTCGACGGCACCCGGCTGGCCGCGCTGGCCGCCGAGGCGGGGCTGACCGCGGCCGTGCCCGAGTCGCCGGACGCACCCCCACTGGGGCTGCGCCCGGCCCGGGTCGCGGTCAAGGAGCGGGCCGGCGCCCAGTTCGTGGTGCTCAACCACGTGGCGTCCGCGGCCCGGCTCACCGCCTTCACCGCCGCCGCCCGGGCCGCCGGCGCCACCCTGCCGTTCATCGCCGCGGTGGCCGTCTACACCGACGAGCGCTCGGCCCGGGTCCTGCAGCGGTTCCCCGGCCTGCACCTGGACGACGCGGCCGTGCAGCGGGTGCTCGACGCGCCCGATCCGGTGGCAGCGGGCATCGTGGCCGCCGTGGCCGAGGCGCGGGCGCTGCTCGCCGTCCCCGGTGTCGTCGGGGTCAACCTGTCCGGTCTCGCCTCGGCGCGGGGCGAGGAGACCGCCGCGGCGGTCAAGGCCGAGGTGGCCGTGAGGATCCGGGAGGGCACATGAGCGAGATCGCCAGCGAGGCCATGGAGACCGAGTTCGGCACGGTCGCCGGCTGGACCGCCGAGGCCGTCCGGGCACTGGGCCCCGAGTTCGCCGTGCCGGCCGGGTGCCGGGGGAGCGGCAGCGAGGGTTCGCTGCGGTGGCTGGCCGACGCCCTCGAGCTCACCGACGGCGCCCGGGTGCTCGACTCCGGGGCCGGCGTCGGCGGCCCGGCGGGCTGGCTGGCCGCCGAGCGCGGCGTCCGCCCGGTCTGCGTCGAGCCGATGGCCGAGGCGGTGCAGGCCAGCGCCACGCTGTTCGGGCTGCCCTCGGTGGTGGCGCTGTCGCAGTCGCTGCCGCTGGCCGACGCCGGCTTCGACGCCGCGTGGTGCCTGGGCGTGCTGTGCACGACGGAGGAGAAGCCCGCGCTGCTGGCCGAGCTGCACCGGGTGCTGGTGCCCGGCGGCCGGCTCGGGCTGCTGGTCTTCGTCGCCGACGAGCCGCTGCCCCCGCCGCTGCCCGAGGGCAACAGCTTCCCCTCGTCGGCGGAGGTCGACGCGCTGCTGGCCGGCGCCGGGTTCACCGTCACCGGCCGCGCCGAGGCCGACCTGTCCGACAGCTCGGCCCAGTGGCGCGAGCGGGCCGACGCCGTGGAGGCGGAGGTGCAGCGCCGGCACGGGGAGGACCCGCGGTGGGCGGAGGCCCAGGAGCAGTCCGGCCGGGTCGGCGCGCTGCTGGGCTCGGGCGCCCTGCGGCCCCGCCTGCTGTCCGCCGTCCGCTCGTGAGGCACCAGGTCAGCTGATCGCCTCCGATCAGGTGACCTGGTCACCGGTGCGGCATGCCCGGGGCGCCGGCGGCGTTGGGGCGGGCGTGCACAGCGACGTCGTGGTCATCGGGGCGGGGCAGGCCGGGCTGTCGGCGGCGTACGAGCTGCACCGACAGGGTGCGGACTTCGTGGTGCTCGACGGTGACGCCGGCCCGGGCGGGGCCTGGCAGCACCGCTGGCCCTCGCTGCGGCTGGACAAGGCGCACCGCATCGCGCCGCTGCCGGGGATGGACCTGCCCGACGCCGACCCGGCCGCACCGGCCAGCGAGGTGGTGGCCGGGTACTTCGGCGCCTACGAGCAGCACTTCGAGCTGCCGGTGCACCGTCCGGTCGGCGTCCGGGCCGTGCACCGCACCGACGACGGCTTCCGCCTGGACACCAGCGCGGGGGAGTGGACGGCGCGCGGCCTGGTCAACGCCACCGGCACCTGGACCCGCCCGTTCTGGCCGGCCTACCCCGGCCGTGAGCTGTTCGGCGGGCGGCAGCTGCACGCGGCCGACTACCGGGGTGCGGAGGAGTTCCGCGACCTGCGGGTCGTCGTGGTCGGTGGCGGGACGTCGGCGGTGCAGCAGCTCATCGAGATCAGCGAGGTGGCGGCCTCGACCACCTGGGTCACCCGGCGCGAGCCGGTCTGGCGCAGCGGCCCCTTCGACGAGGACGCCGGCCGCGCGGCCGTGGCCCTGGTCGACGAGCGGGTGCGGGCCGGGCTGCCGCCGGTGAGCGTCGTCGGGGTCACCGGGCTGATGGAGACCGACGCGGTGCTCGCCGCCCGGGCCCGCGGTGTGCTCGACCGGCTCCCGGTGTTCGACCGGCTGACCGCCGGCGGCGTCGCCTGGGACTCCCCGGCCCGCGAGCTCCCCGCCGACGTGGTGCTCTGGGCCACCGGCTTCCGGGCGGCGCTGGACCACCTGGCCCCGCTGCACCTGCGCACCAGCGGCGGAGGCGTCGTGATGGACGGCACCCGGGTGGTCGCCGAGCCCCTGCTGCACCTGGTGGGCTACGGCCCCTCGGCCAGCACGATCGGTGCCAACCGGGCCGGCCGCAGCGCCGTCCGCGAGCTGCTGCGGACGATGGCGGCCGGCACCGCCGCCT belongs to Modestobacter sp. L9-4 and includes:
- a CDS encoding FAD-dependent oxidoreductase, giving the protein MHSDVVVIGAGQAGLSAAYELHRQGADFVVLDGDAGPGGAWQHRWPSLRLDKAHRIAPLPGMDLPDADPAAPASEVVAGYFGAYEQHFELPVHRPVGVRAVHRTDDGFRLDTSAGEWTARGLVNATGTWTRPFWPAYPGRELFGGRQLHAADYRGAEEFRDLRVVVVGGGTSAVQQLIEISEVAASTTWVTRREPVWRSGPFDEDAGRAAVALVDERVRAGLPPVSVVGVTGLMETDAVLAARARGVLDRLPVFDRLTAGGVAWDSPARELPADVVLWATGFRAALDHLAPLHLRTSGGGVVMDGTRVVAEPLLHLVGYGPSASTIGANRAGRSAVRELLRTMAAGTAA
- a CDS encoding class I SAM-dependent methyltransferase, with translation MSEIASEAMETEFGTVAGWTAEAVRALGPEFAVPAGCRGSGSEGSLRWLADALELTDGARVLDSGAGVGGPAGWLAAERGVRPVCVEPMAEAVQASATLFGLPSVVALSQSLPLADAGFDAAWCLGVLCTTEEKPALLAELHRVLVPGGRLGLLVFVADEPLPPPLPEGNSFPSSAEVDALLAGAGFTVTGRAEADLSDSSAQWRERADAVEAEVQRRHGEDPRWAEAQEQSGRVGALLGSGALRPRLLSAVRS
- a CDS encoding methylenetetrahydrofolate reductase C-terminal domain-containing protein, with protein sequence MTERALTPDGVRPGCPKRMVFGPCGGVRDDGGCEVAPHPCVFLDPPWPRWTAPAAPRPAPAPDGLLARAQHGPVVLSDLTVRPFDGASVRAVVGALAPVSDGLLIGEHQNRPDWPPTLMAAEVLAGGGRPWTTLACRDRNRLVLEQELAGLAEVGVDGVLCVTGDARGPGVRPGVTSVFDLDGTRLAALAAEAGLTAAVPESPDAPPLGLRPARVAVKERAGAQFVVLNHVASAARLTAFTAAARAAGATLPFIAAVAVYTDERSARVLQRFPGLHLDDAAVQRVLDAPDPVAAGIVAAVAEARALLAVPGVVGVNLSGLASARGEETAAAVKAEVAVRIREGT